From Actinomyces sp. oral taxon 171 str. F0337, one genomic window encodes:
- a CDS encoding peptidoglycan D,D-transpeptidase FtsI family protein, translated as MNRQIRQVAFLVLVMFTALALSVTSVQGLARPSVWEPWSANGALNSDPRNRRAVNRNFDTERGPILLAGGTTIASTQKSDDGQGSEDYQRVYANGPLYAPVTGYFSPAFASMTGMEKEGNSVLNGDDPSLFSSRIKTLITGDSQRGGAVELTIKPEIQQAAYDALAGREGAVVALDPSTGAILALVSSPSYDPSAFATRDGNAANEANTTLSQDPSRPLDNRAIAGNRYPPGSTFKIITTAAALRTGKITTDAEVDAPDTITLPGTNHALENYGGESCGGSRTTFTYAFAESCNTPFAQLAMNVGEKELSKEAKNWGFDSDLSIPLKVTPSTYPDNDSQAQTAMAGIGQASVQATPLMMAMVAATVANKGEQMTPYLVSRTLDPDLNEVSATSTKVARTPIDSTTASSLTSLMQEAVANGTGTSAQVAGVQVAGKTGTAETGTGSGPTTWFVGFAGTDISKPQIALAVVLDGKTETEDGATGGKVAGPVAAKVIDAAVNQ; from the coding sequence ATGAACCGACAGATCCGTCAGGTCGCCTTCCTGGTGCTGGTCATGTTCACCGCGCTGGCCCTGTCCGTCACCAGCGTCCAGGGGCTGGCCCGCCCCTCCGTGTGGGAACCGTGGTCGGCCAACGGGGCCCTCAACTCCGACCCGCGCAACCGCCGCGCCGTCAACCGCAACTTCGACACCGAGCGCGGCCCGATCCTCCTGGCCGGCGGCACCACGATCGCCAGCACCCAGAAGTCCGACGACGGTCAGGGCTCCGAGGACTACCAGCGCGTCTACGCCAACGGACCGCTCTACGCCCCGGTGACCGGCTACTTCTCGCCCGCCTTCGCCTCCATGACCGGCATGGAGAAGGAGGGCAACTCCGTGCTCAACGGGGACGACCCCTCGCTGTTCTCCTCCCGGATCAAGACCCTCATCACCGGTGACTCCCAGAGGGGCGGGGCCGTTGAGCTGACCATCAAGCCCGAGATCCAGCAGGCCGCCTACGACGCCCTGGCCGGGCGCGAGGGCGCCGTCGTCGCCCTGGACCCCAGCACCGGAGCCATCCTCGCCCTGGTCTCCTCGCCCTCCTACGACCCCTCGGCCTTCGCCACCCGCGACGGGAACGCCGCCAACGAGGCCAACACGACCCTCAGCCAGGACCCCTCCCGTCCCCTGGACAACCGGGCCATCGCCGGTAACCGCTACCCGCCGGGGTCGACCTTCAAGATCATCACCACAGCGGCGGCGCTGCGCACCGGCAAGATCACGACGGACGCCGAGGTCGACGCCCCCGACACCATCACCCTGCCGGGCACCAACCACGCGCTGGAGAACTACGGCGGAGAGTCCTGCGGCGGCAGTCGGACCACCTTCACCTACGCCTTCGCCGAGTCCTGCAACACCCCCTTCGCCCAGCTGGCCATGAACGTCGGCGAGAAGGAGCTCTCCAAGGAGGCGAAGAACTGGGGCTTCGACTCCGACCTGTCCATCCCGCTGAAGGTCACGCCGTCGACATACCCGGACAACGACTCACAGGCCCAGACCGCAATGGCCGGCATCGGTCAGGCCTCGGTGCAGGCGACTCCGCTCATGATGGCGATGGTGGCCGCCACCGTGGCCAACAAGGGCGAGCAGATGACCCCCTACCTGGTCTCACGCACCCTGGACCCCGACCTCAACGAGGTCAGCGCCACCTCCACGAAGGTGGCCCGCACCCCGATCGACTCCACCACCGCCTCGTCCCTGACCTCCCTCATGCAGGAGGCCGTCGCCAACGGCACGGGCACCAGCGCCCAGGTCGCCGGGGTCCAGGTGGCAGGAAAGACCGGTACCGCGGAGACCGGCACGGGCAGTGGCCCGACCACCTGGTTCGTGGGCTTCGCCGGCACCGACATCAGCAAGCCTCAGATCGCGCTGGCCGTCGTGCTCGACGGTAAGACCGAGACCGAGGACGGCGCCACTGGTGGCAAGGTGGCCGGTCCCGTCGCCGCCAAGGTCATCGATGCGGCGGTGAACCAGTGA
- a CDS encoding serine/threonine-protein kinase codes for MKPVAGLQLQGRYELVEQIALGGMGQVWRATDLRSGRAVAAKILRPELTGDEIFLSRLRAEAKNSRGLRHPNLAVVLDSGEKDGTGWLIMELVQGRALSDIIAEKGTLSPAEILPVLAQVARALQVVHDSGVVHRDVKPSNILINREGLAKLTDFGISTGINQRPLTASGMVMGTAQYLAPEQAMGNMATPAGDLYGLGIIAYEALVGRRPFSGATQVDIAFAHVNEEVPALPDAVPPQVQAIILKLLAKKPSDRPHSAREVARALDRAVVNLPTDAWDPREALSWESTGRRGPQTRELPQPATVRPGRHAAQEPTPSRTARHASGRSFLGLNLLTLRVLIPALSLITLHSTGTLAHAHQVVPALMLSIPVKEVL; via the coding sequence GTGAAACCTGTTGCGGGGCTCCAGCTCCAGGGCCGCTACGAGCTGGTGGAGCAGATCGCCCTGGGCGGTATGGGCCAGGTGTGGCGCGCCACCGACCTGCGTTCGGGCCGGGCGGTGGCCGCCAAGATCCTGCGCCCCGAGCTGACCGGCGACGAGATCTTCCTGTCCCGCCTGCGCGCGGAGGCCAAGAACTCTCGGGGTCTGCGCCACCCGAACCTCGCCGTCGTCCTGGACTCCGGGGAGAAGGACGGGACCGGCTGGCTCATCATGGAGCTCGTCCAGGGGCGCGCCCTGTCCGACATCATCGCCGAGAAGGGGACCCTGTCACCCGCCGAGATCCTGCCGGTCCTGGCTCAGGTCGCCCGCGCCCTCCAGGTCGTCCACGACTCCGGCGTCGTCCACCGGGACGTCAAGCCCTCCAACATCCTCATCAACCGCGAGGGCCTGGCCAAGCTCACCGACTTCGGCATCTCCACCGGCATCAACCAGCGCCCGCTGACGGCCTCCGGCATGGTGATGGGCACGGCCCAGTACCTCGCCCCCGAGCAGGCCATGGGCAATATGGCCACCCCGGCCGGTGACCTCTACGGGCTGGGCATCATCGCCTACGAGGCCCTGGTGGGGCGGCGCCCCTTCAGCGGAGCCACCCAGGTGGACATCGCCTTCGCGCACGTCAACGAGGAGGTGCCCGCCCTTCCCGACGCCGTCCCGCCTCAGGTCCAGGCCATCATCCTCAAGCTGCTGGCCAAGAAGCCCTCCGACCGGCCGCACTCCGCTCGTGAGGTGGCCCGCGCCCTGGACCGGGCGGTGGTGAACCTGCCCACGGATGCGTGGGACCCCCGTGAGGCGCTCAGCTGGGAGTCCACCGGCCGCCGTGGCCCGCAGACCCGCGAGCTGCCCCAGCCCGCCACCGTACGTCCCGGCCGTCACGCGGCTCAGGAGCCGACGCCGTCTCGCACCGCCCGGCACGCCTCGGGTCGGTCCTTTCTCGGTCTCAACCTGCTGACCCTGAGGGTCCTCATCCCGGCCCTCTCGCTCATCACCCTGCACAGCACGGGTACGCTTGCCCATGCGCATCAGGTCGTGCCAGCCTTGATGCTGAGCATCCCTGTCAAGGAGGTACTGTGA
- the pknB gene encoding Stk1 family PASTA domain-containing Ser/Thr kinase, which yields MTSQFPQVLAGRYEIRDLIGRGGMAEVHLGYDTRLSRVVAIKLLRSDIAGDPTFQARFRREAQSAAALNHPAVVAVYDSGEEELLQPGGASRTVPYIVMEYIEGHTVRELLSEGEAVPITEAVEIVSGVLDALEYSHRVGIVHRDIKPGNIMLTSTGAVKVMDFGIARAIEDSASTVTQTHTVVGTAQYLSPEQARGESVDARSDLYSTGCLLYELLTGQPPFQGDSAVAIAYQHVREIPKRPSSLAADVPESLDRVILKSLAKSREDRYQDAAHMRADLQAAARGMSVAAPAADSWSPATSVMASPATAAVQPTSAFAQVASEPSPASTVKEGEEPEKRSRSHAWIWILVFLLFVALAVVAGRWASGAFDSRPTPTQSPTVSKVEVPDTSGQDEESAKKTIEDAGLKFAKDEVANEEVSAGLAVSSDPGKGTKVESGSTVTVHFSTGSAMVKVPDLAGKTQEDARKALKDAGLEGGNTSQEDSATVAKDRVIYTNPTTGSSVARGTTVDLVLSTGNTSVPDVAGQDEATAKKAIEDAGLKFKKGDDVASADVERGKAVSSDPAAGSSASAGDTITVHFSSGAAATPTPNGTVTIPNNLNGKTADEAAADLQNLGLTVTMDPKSSDKVDAGKVIGTNPKAGSQVRAGSTVNLTVSTGKDGADNNQQPGDPNPGGGGNNNGG from the coding sequence GTGACCAGTCAGTTCCCCCAGGTCCTCGCGGGCCGTTACGAGATCCGCGACCTCATCGGACGTGGTGGTATGGCAGAGGTGCACCTCGGCTACGACACTCGCCTGTCACGGGTCGTGGCCATCAAGCTGCTGCGTTCGGACATCGCCGGCGACCCCACCTTCCAGGCCCGCTTCCGCCGTGAGGCCCAGTCCGCGGCGGCGCTCAACCACCCCGCCGTCGTGGCCGTCTACGACTCCGGTGAGGAGGAGCTCCTTCAGCCCGGCGGCGCCAGCCGCACCGTCCCCTACATCGTCATGGAGTACATCGAGGGGCACACGGTGCGCGAGCTCCTCAGCGAGGGCGAGGCCGTCCCGATCACGGAGGCGGTGGAGATCGTCTCCGGTGTCCTGGACGCCCTGGAGTACTCCCACCGGGTGGGGATCGTCCACCGCGACATCAAGCCCGGAAACATCATGCTGACCTCCACCGGCGCGGTGAAGGTCATGGACTTCGGCATCGCTCGGGCCATTGAGGACTCCGCCTCCACGGTGACCCAGACCCACACGGTGGTGGGCACTGCCCAGTACCTCTCCCCGGAGCAGGCGCGCGGTGAGTCCGTGGACGCCCGCTCGGACCTGTACTCCACCGGTTGCCTCCTCTACGAGCTACTCACCGGCCAGCCGCCCTTCCAGGGTGACTCCGCCGTGGCCATCGCCTACCAGCACGTGAGGGAGATCCCCAAGCGTCCCTCGTCGCTGGCGGCCGATGTCCCCGAGTCCCTGGACCGAGTGATCCTCAAGTCGCTGGCCAAGAGCCGCGAGGACCGTTATCAGGATGCCGCCCACATGCGCGCCGACCTGCAGGCGGCCGCCCGGGGGATGTCCGTGGCCGCGCCGGCCGCCGACTCCTGGTCCCCGGCCACCTCGGTCATGGCCTCACCGGCCACCGCAGCGGTTCAGCCCACCTCCGCCTTCGCCCAGGTGGCCTCCGAGCCCTCTCCGGCGTCCACGGTCAAGGAGGGCGAGGAGCCGGAGAAGAGGTCCAGGAGCCACGCCTGGATCTGGATCCTCGTGTTCCTGCTGTTCGTGGCCCTGGCCGTCGTCGCCGGACGGTGGGCCTCCGGGGCCTTCGACAGCCGGCCCACTCCGACACAGAGCCCAACCGTCAGCAAGGTGGAGGTCCCCGACACCTCCGGTCAGGACGAGGAGTCGGCCAAGAAGACCATTGAGGACGCCGGCCTGAAGTTCGCCAAGGACGAGGTCGCCAACGAGGAGGTCAGCGCGGGCCTGGCCGTCTCCTCCGACCCGGGCAAGGGCACGAAGGTCGAGTCGGGCTCCACCGTCACCGTCCACTTCTCCACCGGATCGGCCATGGTCAAGGTTCCCGACCTGGCCGGCAAGACCCAGGAGGACGCCCGCAAGGCCCTCAAGGACGCCGGGCTCGAGGGAGGCAACACCTCCCAGGAGGACTCCGCCACGGTCGCGAAGGACCGGGTCATCTACACCAACCCGACGACGGGGAGCTCCGTTGCGCGTGGTACCACGGTGGACCTGGTGCTCTCCACCGGCAATACCTCCGTCCCCGACGTCGCCGGCCAGGACGAGGCCACAGCGAAGAAGGCCATTGAGGACGCCGGCCTGAAGTTCAAGAAGGGCGATGACGTCGCCTCCGCCGATGTTGAGCGCGGCAAGGCCGTCTCCTCCGACCCGGCCGCAGGCTCCAGCGCCTCAGCGGGAGACACGATCACCGTGCACTTCTCCAGCGGTGCCGCGGCCACGCCGACGCCGAACGGCACCGTGACGATTCCCAACAACCTCAACGGCAAGACCGCTGACGAAGCGGCTGCCGATCTGCAGAATCTCGGGCTCACCGTCACCATGGACCCCAAGTCCTCGGACAAGGTGGACGCCGGTAAGGTCATTGGCACGAACCCGAAGGCCGGCTCTCAGGTGCGCGCCGGATCCACCGTCAACCTCACGGTCTCCACCGGTAAAGACGGTGCCGACAACAACCAGCAGCCCGGTGACCCCAATCCTGGCGGTGGGGGGAACAACAACGGCGGCTGA
- a CDS encoding phosphoglycerate dehydrogenase, with translation MTTSRVDHKFRIRTLNAISGAGLSRLPDELYEVGGSVEEPDALLVRSAKLHDTPIEDSVLAVARAGAGTNNIPVEALTERGVPVFNTPGANANAVKELVLAGLFIASRNLIPAARFAHTLDGDDAEIAKAVEAGKKQFVGFELPGRTLGVIGLGAIGVQVANAALGLGLNVVGFDPGISVEHAWHLSAEVERAGSMEEVFRRADILTVHVPLIPATRGLVSTQRLALMEETAVLLNFARAEIVDTDAVVAALDEGTLGGYVCDFPSTQVHKHPKCISLPHLGASTKEAERNCAMMAVDSLRGFLEDGQVHNSVNFPEAVMARQEGTHRLVIVNRNVPNMVGQVSTIVAQHGQNIANLLNKSRGELAVTLVDVEGEIEPKVLKELRAIDGVLSARGI, from the coding sequence GTGACCACCAGCCGCGTTGACCACAAGTTCCGCATCCGCACCCTCAACGCCATCTCCGGGGCCGGCCTGTCCCGTCTGCCCGACGAGCTCTACGAGGTCGGTGGCTCCGTGGAGGAGCCCGACGCCCTCCTGGTGCGCTCGGCCAAGCTCCACGACACCCCCATCGAGGACTCGGTCCTGGCCGTGGCCCGCGCCGGCGCCGGCACCAACAACATTCCGGTCGAGGCGCTCACCGAGCGCGGCGTGCCCGTCTTCAACACCCCCGGCGCCAACGCCAACGCCGTCAAGGAGCTGGTCCTGGCGGGCCTGTTCATCGCCTCGCGCAACCTCATCCCGGCGGCTCGCTTCGCCCACACCCTCGATGGCGACGACGCCGAGATCGCCAAGGCCGTGGAGGCCGGCAAGAAGCAGTTCGTCGGATTCGAGCTTCCCGGCCGCACGCTCGGCGTCATCGGGCTGGGGGCCATCGGTGTGCAGGTGGCCAATGCCGCCCTGGGGCTGGGGCTCAACGTCGTCGGCTTCGACCCGGGCATCTCCGTGGAGCACGCTTGGCACCTGAGCGCCGAGGTCGAGCGGGCCGGCTCCATGGAGGAGGTCTTCCGCCGTGCCGACATCCTCACCGTCCACGTGCCCCTCATCCCCGCCACCCGTGGGCTGGTGAGTACCCAGCGTCTGGCCCTCATGGAGGAGACCGCGGTGCTGCTCAACTTCGCGCGGGCCGAGATCGTCGACACCGACGCCGTCGTGGCGGCCCTGGACGAGGGCACGCTGGGTGGCTACGTGTGCGACTTCCCCTCCACGCAGGTCCACAAGCACCCCAAGTGCATCTCCCTGCCCCACCTGGGCGCCTCCACCAAGGAGGCCGAGCGCAACTGCGCCATGATGGCGGTGGACTCCCTGCGCGGCTTCCTCGAGGACGGGCAGGTCCACAACTCGGTGAACTTCCCCGAGGCCGTCATGGCCCGGCAGGAGGGCACGCACCGGCTCGTCATCGTCAACCGCAACGTGCCCAACATGGTCGGCCAGGTCTCCACGATCGTGGCCCAGCACGGGCAGAACATCGCCAACCTGCTCAACAAGTCGCGCGGCGAGCTGGCGGTGACGCTGGTGGACGTCGAGGGCGAGATCGAGCCCAAGGTCCTTAAGGAGCTGCGCGCCATCGACGGCGTCCTGTCCGCCCGCGGCATCTGA
- the serC gene encoding 3-phosphoserine/phosphohydroxythreonine transaminase, whose product MRVFNFSAGPAQLPLPVLEQAASELTSWRGSGMSVLEVSHRGADFVACAADAEATLRRLLAVPDSYRVLFLQGGASAQFAGIPLNLTAPGDTVAYLNTGQWSAKAIKQAGAYELDVVVPADEAASSYTTTPEPGSFTVPEAARYLHYTPNETIGGVEFDYVPEAGDVPLVADFSSTILSRPIDVSRYGLIYAGAQKNMGPSGLAVVIVREDLLGRARAVTPTILDYQKMADADSMLNTPPTFAIYLLGLIGHWIEDGGGLEAMAERNRAKAELLYGFIDSSDFYANPVQERSRSWMNVPFTLADPARDADFLAGAQATGLTNLKGHRSVGGMRASIYNAMPIEGVRALIDYMTDFAARA is encoded by the coding sequence GTGCGCGTCTTCAATTTCTCCGCCGGTCCCGCCCAGCTCCCCCTGCCCGTCCTCGAGCAGGCCGCCTCCGAGCTCACCAGCTGGCGAGGATCGGGAATGTCCGTCCTGGAGGTCTCTCACCGCGGGGCCGACTTCGTGGCCTGCGCGGCCGACGCCGAGGCCACCCTGCGCCGACTCCTGGCCGTCCCCGACAGCTACCGCGTGCTCTTCCTTCAGGGCGGGGCCAGCGCCCAGTTCGCCGGTATCCCCCTCAACCTGACCGCCCCCGGTGACACGGTCGCCTACCTCAACACCGGCCAGTGGTCCGCCAAGGCCATCAAGCAGGCCGGCGCCTACGAGCTCGACGTCGTCGTGCCCGCCGACGAGGCCGCCTCCTCCTACACGACCACCCCCGAACCCGGATCCTTCACGGTTCCAGAAGCCGCCCGCTACCTGCACTACACGCCCAACGAGACCATCGGCGGCGTCGAGTTCGACTACGTGCCTGAGGCCGGCGACGTCCCGCTCGTGGCCGACTTCTCCTCCACGATCCTCTCGCGGCCCATCGACGTCTCCCGCTACGGCCTCATCTACGCAGGCGCCCAGAAGAACATGGGTCCCTCGGGCCTGGCCGTCGTCATCGTGCGCGAGGACCTGCTGGGGCGGGCCCGTGCGGTGACCCCCACCATCCTGGACTACCAGAAGATGGCCGACGCCGACTCCATGCTCAACACGCCCCCCACCTTCGCCATCTACCTGCTGGGGCTCATCGGCCACTGGATCGAGGACGGCGGCGGCCTGGAGGCGATGGCCGAGCGCAACCGCGCCAAGGCCGAGCTCCTCTACGGCTTCATCGACTCCTCCGACTTCTACGCCAACCCGGTTCAGGAGCGCTCGCGGTCCTGGATGAACGTGCCCTTCACCCTGGCCGACCCCGCCCGTGACGCCGACTTCCTGGCCGGCGCCCAGGCCACCGGGCTCACCAACCTCAAGGGGCACCGCTCCGTGGGCGGCATGCGCGCCTCCATCTACAACGCCATGCCGATCGAGGGCGTGCGCGCCCTCATCGACTACATGACCGACTTCGCCGCCCGGGCCTGA
- a CDS encoding DUF4832 domain-containing protein produces MQESHAGADDAAGASGAGARRRPMGRQMLDRLRRGRRPRFGALVVALIAVVSLATGFRACNCNRAWTEVSAAATPEANPLKGMMPFAPADASHSPGLQDNAPPYTMEWLTLPVSDVVTGPGTYSWDKLDAHLNAIASRGHQAVLRFYVDYPGRSSGIPSYLLTSHAVATHEYTVNGNAPGQSLAPDYNDPEMMSMLTGFVSALGQQYDGDPRLAFVTHGLVGFWGEGHTFPMNGKVSGDNPSGENWMPSSANQNTLIDTWDGAFQVTPTLARYPSAETVKRGVGYHDDSFGYATMDTADWHFLPQLKQAKADQAWQQHPIGGEVYPGIQECSVRNPGSCMASGSNGGTVDINASIKATHASWLVDNWAFTTTLNGTERERAVQASAETGYDLAVARWRMRNGKVEVQIANNGVAPFYYNWNVEAVAINTSNGTEVGRTTLNGDLRKIEVGKTQTFSGQLPADPAGQNTILVRVVNPLESGQPLRFSSAGQDQTLPGYLTLGRTPTT; encoded by the coding sequence GTGCAAGAGTCTCACGCCGGCGCCGACGACGCTGCCGGCGCATCCGGCGCAGGAGCACGTCGGCGCCCGATGGGCCGTCAGATGCTCGACCGGCTCCGCAGGGGACGCAGGCCGCGATTCGGCGCGCTCGTTGTGGCGCTCATCGCCGTGGTGTCCCTGGCCACCGGGTTCCGGGCCTGCAACTGCAACCGCGCCTGGACCGAGGTCTCCGCGGCGGCCACGCCGGAGGCCAACCCGCTCAAGGGCATGATGCCCTTCGCGCCGGCGGACGCCTCGCACTCGCCGGGGCTGCAGGACAACGCCCCGCCGTACACGATGGAGTGGCTGACGCTGCCGGTCAGCGACGTCGTCACCGGGCCCGGCACGTACTCGTGGGACAAGCTCGATGCGCACCTCAACGCCATCGCCTCGCGCGGGCACCAGGCGGTGCTGCGCTTCTACGTCGACTACCCCGGGCGCTCCAGCGGCATCCCGTCCTACCTGCTGACCTCTCACGCGGTGGCGACCCACGAGTACACGGTCAACGGCAACGCGCCGGGCCAGTCGCTGGCGCCGGACTACAACGACCCCGAGATGATGTCGATGCTCACCGGCTTCGTCTCCGCCCTCGGCCAGCAGTACGACGGCGACCCACGCCTGGCCTTCGTCACCCACGGCCTGGTGGGCTTCTGGGGCGAGGGCCACACCTTCCCGATGAACGGCAAGGTCTCCGGGGACAACCCCTCCGGCGAGAACTGGATGCCGTCATCGGCGAACCAGAACACCCTCATCGACACCTGGGACGGCGCCTTCCAGGTGACGCCGACGCTGGCGCGCTACCCGTCCGCGGAGACGGTCAAGCGCGGGGTCGGCTACCACGACGACTCCTTCGGCTACGCGACGATGGACACCGCCGACTGGCACTTCCTGCCGCAGCTGAAGCAGGCCAAGGCGGACCAGGCCTGGCAGCAGCACCCGATCGGCGGCGAGGTCTACCCGGGCATCCAGGAGTGCTCCGTGCGCAACCCGGGCAGCTGCATGGCCTCGGGCTCCAACGGAGGAACAGTGGACATCAACGCCTCCATCAAGGCCACGCACGCGAGCTGGCTGGTGGACAACTGGGCCTTCACGACGACGCTCAACGGCACCGAGCGGGAGCGGGCCGTGCAGGCCTCCGCCGAGACCGGCTACGACCTGGCTGTGGCGCGCTGGCGGATGCGCAACGGCAAGGTCGAGGTGCAGATCGCCAACAACGGGGTGGCGCCCTTCTACTACAACTGGAACGTGGAGGCGGTGGCCATCAACACCTCCAACGGCACGGAGGTCGGACGCACCACGCTCAACGGGGACCTGCGCAAGATCGAGGTCGGCAAGACCCAGACCTTCTCCGGGCAGCTCCCGGCGGACCCGGCCGGGCAGAACACGATCCTGGTGCGCGTGGTCAACCCGCTGGAGTCGGGCCAGCCGCTGCGCTTCTCCAGCGCCGGCCAGGACCAGACGCTCCCCGGCTACCTCACCCTGGGCCGCACCCCCACCACGTAG
- a CDS encoding glycoside hydrolase family 36 protein: MIHHITLTGRSIALACDGTVTTQHGAGGATGAVYIEASHLTLLHDMRDGEFYRTGQNSWSPSGWRRLSEAPMRIANEQRRRTADDAPWDDPARHHSAWMAVLEDSAGALLVGCLDGRTPRLRADTAVLEAFTESGDPARWVILPGPATAVMARYARELGESLGGREIEPQSVWCSWYSYYEGISQDALEREIPQVAELGFKTLQIDDGWEVAVGDWEAGESFGDGMEAAATRIREAGMQPGLWVAPFIALPGSRAVRDYPEMFVHNADGGLAVAGSNWGGDYYALDTTHPTAQTYVRKLIAKIVHRWGFSYLKLDFINAAAIPGYRHRQIDREEAYRTGLRLVRDTAGEETFLLGSGALIMPSIGLLDAVRVGPDVAPMWENYASDDLSDAKAYNALHAGINRLWLGRVIGVDPDVVFFRHRRNLLDDTQMQWLRDVAEASRYRCLSDQMTWLDEEEKEAVRAYLAAEDEPLEILGRYRFSLGEREIDLTEAIEGEASAYPL, translated from the coding sequence ATGATTCACCACATCACCCTGACCGGGCGCAGCATCGCCCTGGCCTGCGACGGCACGGTGACCACCCAGCACGGGGCCGGCGGCGCCACCGGCGCGGTCTACATCGAGGCCTCCCACCTGACCCTCCTGCACGACATGCGCGACGGCGAGTTCTACCGTACCGGCCAGAACTCCTGGTCGCCGTCGGGCTGGCGCCGCCTGAGCGAGGCGCCCATGCGCATCGCCAACGAGCAGCGCCGTCGGACCGCTGACGACGCCCCCTGGGACGACCCGGCCCGCCACCACTCGGCCTGGATGGCGGTCCTGGAGGACTCCGCCGGGGCGCTGCTCGTGGGCTGCCTGGACGGGCGCACGCCGCGCCTGCGCGCCGACACCGCGGTCCTGGAGGCCTTCACCGAGTCCGGTGACCCGGCGCGCTGGGTGATCCTGCCCGGCCCGGCCACCGCCGTCATGGCCCGCTACGCGCGCGAGCTCGGTGAGAGCCTGGGCGGCCGGGAGATCGAGCCGCAGAGCGTGTGGTGCTCCTGGTACTCCTACTACGAGGGCATCTCGCAGGACGCCCTCGAGCGCGAGATCCCGCAGGTCGCCGAGCTGGGCTTCAAGACCCTCCAGATCGACGACGGCTGGGAGGTCGCGGTCGGCGACTGGGAGGCCGGCGAGAGCTTCGGCGACGGCATGGAGGCCGCCGCGACCCGGATCCGGGAGGCCGGCATGCAGCCGGGCCTGTGGGTGGCGCCCTTCATCGCCCTGCCCGGCTCCCGGGCCGTGCGCGACTACCCGGAGATGTTCGTCCACAACGCCGACGGCGGCCTGGCCGTGGCCGGCTCCAACTGGGGCGGCGACTACTACGCGCTGGACACGACCCACCCCACCGCCCAGACCTACGTGCGCAAGCTCATCGCCAAGATCGTCCACCGGTGGGGCTTCAGCTACCTCAAGCTCGACTTCATCAACGCCGCCGCCATCCCCGGCTACCGGCACCGGCAGATCGATCGCGAGGAGGCCTACCGCACCGGGCTGCGCCTCGTGCGCGACACCGCCGGCGAGGAGACCTTCCTCCTGGGCTCCGGGGCGCTCATCATGCCCTCCATCGGGCTGCTCGACGCCGTGCGGGTGGGGCCGGACGTGGCCCCCATGTGGGAGAACTACGCCTCCGACGACCTGTCCGACGCCAAGGCCTACAACGCCCTGCACGCCGGCATCAACCGGCTCTGGCTGGGGCGGGTCATCGGGGTCGACCCCGACGTCGTCTTCTTCCGCCACCGCCGCAACCTCCTGGACGACACCCAGATGCAGTGGCTGCGCGACGTGGCCGAGGCCAGCCGCTACCGGTGCCTGTCGGACCAGATGACCTGGCTCGACGAGGAGGAGAAGGAGGCCGTGCGCGCCTACCTGGCCGCCGAGGACGAGCCCCTGGAGATCCTGGGCCGCTACCGCTTCAGCCTGGGTGAGCGCGAGATCGACCTCACCGAGGCCATCGAGGGCGAGGCCTCGGCCTACCCCCTGTGA